The nucleotide sequence GAATGCACAGCTGTGCTTTATGATAGACTTGTAGGACAGGGAATACTTAAATATTTGAATGAAAAGTGTGAGATTTATTATTGTGGAAAAGAGCCTGGGTGTCATTATAAAACCCAAGATGAGATAAATGAAATGATAATAAAGCTAGCTAAAGAAGGACATATTGTTGGTAGAATAAAAGGAGGAGACCCATATATTTTTGGAAGAGGAGGGGAAGAGGGACTAAGTCTTTTAAAAGAGAATATAGAATTTGAAGTGATTTCAGGGGTTACTTCTCCCGTAGCTGTTTTAAATTATGCTGGAATTCCTGTAACGCACAGGGGCATAGCAAGAAGCTTTCATGTATTTACGGCAAAAACAGCCAATGACGATTCTATAAATTTTAGTGCAGCGGCTAAAATTGATGGGACACTGATATTTTTAATGGGATATAGGCAGCTTAACGATATAACTAGAAAGCTAATAGAAAATGGAATGGATTCAAAAATGCCCTGCGCTGTTGTAATGAGGGGAACTACTAGTCTTCAGAAAAAGGTTATAGGAAATCTTAGTGATATAAAAGAAAAATGTGATAATGCTAATATGACTTCACCTTGTATAATAGTAGTAGGAAAAGTTGTTGGTTTCAATCAGCAGCTAAATTGGTATGAGAAAAAGCCTCTTTTTGGCAGAAATATATGTATAACAAGATCTAAAAATCAAAGCAAAACTATGAGAGAAGAGCTTCTTGACCTTGGAGCAGAAGTAACAGAAGTACATTCTATAGAAATAGAAAATACAGCCTCAAATTTAGAAGAATACATTAATAAAATTTCAGAGTATGATTATATAATCTTGACCAGTGTAAATGCTGTGGAGGTCTTATTTGATTATCTTGCTTCAAAGGATTATGATGTAAGAAAAGTAAGGGCCAAGTTTGCAGTTATAGGAAATGCTACAAAAGAAGCGCTAAAGAAAAGAGGAATTGTTCCAGAGATAGTATCTAGAAAACACAATGGAGAAGGTCTTTTTGATGAGATTAGAGGCTATTTAAAGAAGGATGATAAGATATTTATCCCCAGGAGTGAAAATTCTAGAAAGTATATAAAGGAACAACTTGTAAGCTTAGGGTTAAGTGTTGACGAGTGTTTTATATACAGAACAGTTCCTGGAAAGCTTTATGATAAGGCTGCTTTTGAAAATGCTGATACAATTGTTTTTACAAGTCCATCAACGGTAAAAAATATGATAGCTCTTTTTGGAGAAAAGAACATAAAGAAAAAGAGTATAATCGCCATAGGACCTATAACAGGAAGAGAGCTTGGAAAAATAAATGCAGAATATTCTACATGCAGTGAATGCAGTGTAGATGCAATAATTAGGGAGTGTTTGAACAGTGACAAATAAAGAAATTTTTGAGGAATCAAAAGAGTATATGCCAGGAGGAGTAAATAGTCCTGTAAGAGCGTATATGGATTTAAATATTGATCCTCCTATAATAAAAAGTGGTAAGGACTCGCATTTGTTTGATGAAGAAGGAAAAGAATATATTGATTTTATAGAAGCATGGGGGCCTATGATTTTAGGACATAAAAATCAAAAGGTTTTGAATGAGGTAAAAGAAGTTTTAGATGAGGGTGTAGGCTTTGGAGCACCTACAAGCTTGGAACTTAAGCTTGCTAAGTATATATGTACTACAGTAGATAATGTAGAGATGATTAGGATGGTTAATTCTGGTACAGAAGCTACTATGAGTGCAGTAAAGCTTGCAAGAGGCTATACTAAAAGAGATAAGATAATAAAATTTGCAGGTTGCTATCATGGTCATTTTGATGGCTTTCTAGTAGAGGCAGGCTCAGGTGTATTAACGCAAAATATACCTGGATCACCTGGAGTTCCAAAGGGAAGCATAGAGAATACACTTATAGCTGAGTATAACAACGTAGAAAGTGTTGAGGTGTTATTTAATAAGTATAAGGATGAAATAGCAGCGGTAATAATTGAGCCAGTTGCAGGTAATATGGGAGTTATACCAGCAAAAAAAGAATTTTTAGTAAAGCTTAGAGAGCTATGTACAGAAAATCAAAGTATATTGATATTTGATGAAGTTATGTCAGGCTTTAGAGTTGCTTATAAAGGTGCTCAAAGTTTATATGGTGTAACTCCGGATCTTATAACTTTTGCAAAGATAATGGGAGGTGGATTCCCATGTGGAGCGTACGGTGGAAAGAAAGAAATAATGAAGCAGTTATCTCCTCTTGGACCTGTATATCAGGCTGGAACCATGTCTGGAAATCCAGTTGTTATGGCAGCAGGATATGCGTCTCTTAGACAGCTTCACGAAAATCCTGAGTATTACACCTATATGGATAAGCTAGGAAGTAAGCTTGAAGCTGGGATATTAGAAATATCAAAAGAAAAAGGAATACCTTTGGTTGTAAACAGATGTGTGAATATGATGACTATATTCTTTAATAAGGCTAAGGAAGTTAAAAGCTATAGCGATGCAAAAGCATCAGATACAAAAATGTTTGCAAGGTTTGCAGAGCATATGATAACAAGCGGTATTTATGTTCCACCTTCTCAATTTGAAGCAATGTTTTTAGGAGTAAAACATACAGAAGAAGACATAGAAAGATTTTTAGACGTTATGAAAAAATTATAATTTTAAGGAGGGTTACCATGTTTAGAAGACATAGAAGATTAAGAAAGAATAGCTATATAAGGGATATGGTAAGAGAGACTACATTAAGCCCTAATGACTTTATTTATCCGCTTTTTGTGGTAGAAGGGATAAATATAAAAAAGGAAATACCATCACTGCCTAATAATTATCATTATTCTTTAGACAGGCTACCAGAGGTTATTTCTGAAATTAATGATGCAGGTGTTAAAGGTATAATTTTATTTGGAATACCAGATTATAAGGATGAAATTGGTTCTTCTGCTTTTGATGAGAATGGAATAATTCAAAAGGCAATAAGAAAAATAAGAGAAATTGATAAAGATCTATTTATAATAACAGATGTATGTATGTGTGAATATACAAGCCATGGACATTGCGGAATTATTCATGATGGATATGTTGATAATGATGAAACTCTAAAATATATAGGAAAAATCGCACTCTCTCATGCAAAGGCGGGAGCTGACATGATTGCACCGTCAGACATGATGGATGGTAGAATTGAAGAAATTAGGA is from Clostridium acetobutylicum ATCC 824 and encodes:
- the hemB gene encoding porphobilinogen synthase translates to MFRRHRRLRKNSYIRDMVRETTLSPNDFIYPLFVVEGINIKKEIPSLPNNYHYSLDRLPEVISEINDAGVKGIILFGIPDYKDEIGSSAFDENGIIQKAIRKIREIDKDLFIITDVCMCEYTSHGHCGIIHDGYVDNDETLKYIGKIALSHAKAGADMIAPSDMMDGRIEEIRTTLDENGYKNVSIMAYSAKYCSAFYGPFRDAADSAPKFGDRKSYQMDPANAREAMLEIEDDIEEGADVIMVKPALAYLDILRTAKNRFDVPVAAYSVSGEYSMIKAGAKMGWIDEKAIALESLLSIKRAGADMIITYYALEASKWLK
- the cobA gene encoding uroporphyrinogen-III C-methyltransferase, which produces MKRSGKVYIIGAGPGEEELITLKAIRKMKECTAVLYDRLVGQGILKYLNEKCEIYYCGKEPGCHYKTQDEINEMIIKLAKEGHIVGRIKGGDPYIFGRGGEEGLSLLKENIEFEVISGVTSPVAVLNYAGIPVTHRGIARSFHVFTAKTANDDSINFSAAAKIDGTLIFLMGYRQLNDITRKLIENGMDSKMPCAVVMRGTTSLQKKVIGNLSDIKEKCDNANMTSPCIIVVGKVVGFNQQLNWYEKKPLFGRNICITRSKNQSKTMREELLDLGAEVTEVHSIEIENTASNLEEYINKISEYDYIILTSVNAVEVLFDYLASKDYDVRKVRAKFAVIGNATKEALKKRGIVPEIVSRKHNGEGLFDEIRGYLKKDDKIFIPRSENSRKYIKEQLVSLGLSVDECFIYRTVPGKLYDKAAFENADTIVFTSPSTVKNMIALFGEKNIKKKSIIAIGPITGRELGKINAEYSTCSECSVDAIIRECLNSDK
- the hemL gene encoding glutamate-1-semialdehyde 2,1-aminomutase; translation: MTNKEIFEESKEYMPGGVNSPVRAYMDLNIDPPIIKSGKDSHLFDEEGKEYIDFIEAWGPMILGHKNQKVLNEVKEVLDEGVGFGAPTSLELKLAKYICTTVDNVEMIRMVNSGTEATMSAVKLARGYTKRDKIIKFAGCYHGHFDGFLVEAGSGVLTQNIPGSPGVPKGSIENTLIAEYNNVESVEVLFNKYKDEIAAVIIEPVAGNMGVIPAKKEFLVKLRELCTENQSILIFDEVMSGFRVAYKGAQSLYGVTPDLITFAKIMGGGFPCGAYGGKKEIMKQLSPLGPVYQAGTMSGNPVVMAAGYASLRQLHENPEYYTYMDKLGSKLEAGILEISKEKGIPLVVNRCVNMMTIFFNKAKEVKSYSDAKASDTKMFARFAEHMITSGIYVPPSQFEAMFLGVKHTEEDIERFLDVMKKL